The Lacipirellula parvula genome window below encodes:
- a CDS encoding DUF1559 domain-containing protein, giving the protein MTNTSPCRRRTAFTLVELLVVIAIIGVLVALILPAVQAAREAARRTQCQNNLRQIGLALQLHHDAKGRFPAASHGFPLKPLGTDQYAVSWAFELLPYMEQQAMYAAHNPAIRADDDANSTAMRTPVSAFYCPTRRSPVADRDFDNDDAPSTKRGVAAGSDYAANSGTSTQHGMPGRDEFDTTELGPIYVMSKISARQVTDGLSMTYAVGEKYLPPIDESVDPALQHVRQGDAAIFSGDARHSIVRRSSAGFPESETDDYPGKFGSLHNGVSHFAFLDGSVHTIEHTLDVATLVMLSAIGDGGDVPDRVFAD; this is encoded by the coding sequence ATGACCAATACTTCTCCTTGCCGCCGTCGTACCGCCTTCACCCTCGTCGAGCTGCTGGTCGTCATCGCGATCATCGGCGTCCTCGTCGCGCTGATCTTGCCCGCGGTCCAGGCCGCGCGCGAAGCAGCTCGTCGCACGCAGTGCCAGAACAACCTCCGCCAGATCGGGCTCGCGTTGCAGCTTCACCACGATGCTAAGGGACGCTTCCCCGCCGCCAGCCACGGTTTTCCACTGAAACCGTTAGGAACCGACCAGTACGCCGTCTCATGGGCGTTCGAGTTGCTGCCCTACATGGAACAGCAGGCGATGTACGCCGCTCACAATCCTGCAATCCGCGCCGACGACGACGCGAACAGCACGGCGATGCGGACGCCGGTGTCGGCATTCTACTGCCCCACGCGTCGCAGCCCGGTCGCCGATCGCGACTTCGACAATGACGACGCCCCGTCGACGAAGCGCGGCGTCGCGGCTGGCAGCGATTATGCCGCCAACTCGGGCACCAGCACGCAACACGGCATGCCCGGACGCGACGAATTCGACACGACCGAACTTGGCCCCATCTATGTGATGTCGAAAATCTCAGCCCGGCAAGTGACCGACGGCCTGTCGATGACGTACGCAGTGGGCGAGAAGTACCTGCCGCCGATCGACGAATCAGTCGATCCGGCGCTGCAACATGTGCGGCAAGGCGATGCGGCGATCTTCAGCGGCGACGCGCGACACTCAATCGTCCGCCGCAGTTCCGCCGGCTTCCCGGAGAGCGAGACGGACGACTACCCCGGCAAGTTCGGCAGTCTGCACAACGGCGTCAGCCACTTCGCGTTTCTCGACGGCAGCGTGCATACGATCGAGCACACGCTCGACGTCGCGACGCTGGTGATGCTGTCGGCCATTGGCGACGGCGGAGACGTACCGGACAGGGTGTTTGCGGATTGA
- a CDS encoding DUF1559 domain-containing protein gives MSRRITFARASGFTLVELLVVIAIIGVLVALLLPAVQAAREASRMSSCRNNIKQLSLAMAMHESTHKCLPSSGWLGDWTGDPNAGATTGQPGGWVYNILPFIEQSAVHQIGKGMTGVDLKKELARRDAMPIGFLNCPTRRPSIAYPNVYNKVAINGRYAEFHARSDYAANAGDIAQLETWCELHVPKAFDAAKQLNWRPNIDWHNGIGYCGAIIQFRHITDGTSNTYAVGERFLEPEASLRGEAKADDWPMYNGFQDDLMRSVYYDPAFPDKAQIPKPDVDGVEDSYRFGSSHPSGLNMGMCDGSVTTISFDIDPEVHRRSGHRSDEGGPRQPDHDPKLP, from the coding sequence ATGAGTCGTCGCATCACCTTCGCACGAGCCAGTGGATTCACGCTCGTTGAGTTGCTCGTCGTGATCGCTATCATCGGCGTACTGGTCGCCCTCTTGCTGCCGGCCGTGCAGGCGGCGCGCGAAGCGAGCCGCATGTCTTCTTGTCGCAACAACATCAAGCAGTTGTCGCTAGCGATGGCGATGCATGAAAGCACCCACAAATGCCTGCCGTCATCGGGTTGGCTCGGCGACTGGACGGGCGATCCCAACGCCGGCGCCACGACCGGCCAACCCGGGGGCTGGGTCTACAATATCTTGCCGTTCATCGAGCAAAGCGCCGTCCACCAGATCGGCAAAGGAATGACGGGCGTCGACTTAAAGAAAGAACTCGCCCGCCGTGATGCGATGCCGATCGGTTTCCTGAACTGCCCGACGCGGCGCCCGTCGATCGCGTATCCCAACGTGTACAACAAGGTGGCGATCAACGGGCGGTATGCCGAATTCCACGCTCGGTCAGACTACGCGGCCAACGCAGGCGACATTGCCCAACTGGAAACATGGTGCGAACTCCATGTGCCGAAGGCGTTCGATGCGGCCAAGCAACTCAACTGGCGGCCGAACATCGACTGGCACAACGGCATCGGCTACTGCGGCGCGATCATCCAGTTCCGCCACATCACCGACGGCACGTCGAACACCTACGCCGTCGGCGAACGCTTTCTCGAGCCCGAGGCCTCGCTCCGCGGCGAAGCGAAGGCGGACGACTGGCCGATGTACAACGGCTTTCAGGACGACCTGATGCGGAGCGTGTACTACGACCCCGCATTCCCCGATAAGGCGCAAATCCCCAAGCCCGACGTCGACGGCGTCGAGGATTCGTACCGCTTCGGCAGTTCGCACCCGAGCGGCCTCAACATGGGGATGTGCGACGGTTCGGTAACGACGATCTCGTTCGACATCGATCCCGAGGTCCATCGCCGTAGCGGACATCGCTCGGATGAAGGGGGACCGCGGCAGCCGGACCACGATCCTAAGCTGCCGTAG
- a CDS encoding PEP-CTERM sorting domain-containing protein codes for MKIATWFLAAAATTFLGMPAWGAPTAVTTHGPANTSLAALISTNDLIAGQIGVELAGDMGWHPANPAAPNSLLPEGLPTFTDGVNNTGLYGLLNDLPAAGTPVKRVQYTLGGAKTINEIQILTGNNGKDGRVFSTTVISTSTNGGGSFSTLGYFQSDLSGTINTGQWGSTLVEITNGGGGPLASGVTNVIFDFYAVDNTQGELRDPFVGVNPFTGIDDGFNAPIASPLVWEIDVIGVPEPATGLLAATALIGLIAQRHRRRR; via the coding sequence ATGAAGATCGCAACTTGGTTTCTTGCTGCAGCGGCGACCACGTTCCTCGGCATGCCGGCTTGGGGAGCGCCAACGGCGGTGACGACGCATGGCCCGGCGAACACCAGCCTCGCGGCGCTGATCTCGACGAACGACCTCATCGCGGGGCAAATCGGCGTCGAGCTCGCCGGCGACATGGGTTGGCATCCGGCGAATCCCGCGGCGCCTAACTCGCTGCTACCTGAGGGATTGCCGACGTTCACCGATGGCGTCAACAACACCGGCCTCTACGGCTTGCTCAACGATCTTCCCGCGGCGGGAACTCCGGTAAAGCGCGTGCAGTACACGCTCGGCGGCGCGAAGACGATCAACGAGATCCAAATCCTCACCGGCAACAACGGTAAGGATGGCCGCGTCTTCTCGACGACAGTGATCAGCACGTCGACCAACGGCGGCGGCAGCTTCTCGACGCTTGGTTACTTTCAATCCGATCTCTCCGGCACGATCAACACGGGGCAGTGGGGTTCGACGCTGGTGGAGATCACCAACGGCGGCGGCGGGCCGCTCGCGAGCGGCGTGACGAACGTCATTTTCGATTTCTACGCGGTCGACAACACCCAAGGCGAGTTGCGCGATCCGTTCGTGGGCGTGAACCCGTTCACGGGCATCGACGATGGTTTCAATGCACCGATCGCGTCGCCGCTGGTTTGGGAGATCGACGTCATTGGCGTGCCCGAACCGGCGACGGGGCTCTTGGCGGCCACAGCCCTCATCGGCTTGATCGCTCAGCGTCACCGCCGTCGCAGATGA
- a CDS encoding HAD-IIA family hydrolase has translation MTIGTRKGFLIDMDGVIYRSHELIPGAAEFIAGLRRSKIPFMFLTNNSQRTRRDVAMKLTRMGIPVEDKHIFTCAMATARFLASQKPHGTAYVIGEGGLLNALHSNGYAIVDRSPDYVVVGEGRTLSFEMLEQAVQMVLDGAKLIATNLDPNCPTNSGTRPGCGAIVSLIEKATGIQAFSVGKPSPVMMRMARKELGMATSETIMIGDTMETDIQGGVQMGYKTILVLSGGSKREDLTKFAYQPDLVIDSVADLDAETGILHNILPTMNREDDTPHDLREWAMAHA, from the coding sequence ATGACTATCGGTACGCGCAAAGGCTTCCTCATCGACATGGATGGGGTCATTTATCGCAGCCACGAATTGATTCCCGGCGCCGCGGAATTCATCGCCGGGCTACGGCGATCGAAAATTCCGTTCATGTTCCTCACGAACAACAGCCAGCGGACCCGTCGCGACGTGGCGATGAAGCTCACTCGCATGGGCATCCCCGTCGAGGACAAGCACATCTTCACTTGTGCGATGGCGACGGCGCGGTTCCTCGCCTCGCAAAAGCCGCACGGCACGGCGTACGTCATCGGCGAGGGAGGGCTGTTGAACGCCCTCCACTCGAACGGCTACGCAATCGTCGATCGTTCGCCCGACTACGTCGTCGTCGGCGAAGGGCGAACGCTCTCGTTCGAAATGCTCGAACAAGCGGTGCAAATGGTGCTCGACGGGGCGAAGCTGATCGCCACGAATCTCGACCCCAACTGCCCCACCAACAGCGGCACGCGGCCCGGCTGCGGGGCGATCGTCTCGCTCATCGAGAAGGCGACCGGCATCCAAGCGTTCAGCGTCGGCAAGCCGAGCCCCGTGATGATGCGGATGGCCCGCAAGGAACTCGGCATGGCCACCAGCGAAACGATCATGATCGGCGACACGATGGAGACCGACATCCAAGGCGGCGTGCAAATGGGCTACAAGACGATCCTCGTCCTGAGCGGCGGATCGAAGCGCGAGGATCTCACGAAGTTCGCCTACCAGCCGGACCTGGTGATCGATTCGGTGGCCGACCTCGACGCCGAGACCGGCATTCTGCACAACATCCTGCCGACGATGAACCGCGAAGACGACACGCCACACGACTTGCGCGAGTGGGCAATGGCCCACGCCTAG
- a CDS encoding PEP-CTERM sorting domain-containing protein codes for MILRPCYALIATTIVAFAAPAHAANIADFVDFSLRTPPGGVVMPGRLYAPPEASPAHPVPLVIYLHGSGASGTNNTLQIEQTPDMLADEAKRRGAMLYVPQTNLGWTGTSVTDWVTTMIDRAVNELGADPRRLYVTGYSMGGGGTWNMLSRYPGRFAAGLVVSPALQGTDFKAANLTDTPIIAVHARDDATTSVSNSRNVVSQILAAAGEPAPTYPTAQSSKYFLAANLAVPFHQEIVYSEPPGSTTNYFISRPDLDLMYYEQPTGDHTGVLGVYYSEGIYDWMFSHALPVPEPASFALLAFCGAAICGRRRGWISQA; via the coding sequence ATGATTCTGCGCCCATGCTATGCGCTCATCGCGACGACGATCGTCGCCTTCGCCGCGCCGGCTCATGCCGCTAACATCGCTGACTTTGTCGATTTTTCCCTACGCACGCCGCCCGGAGGCGTCGTCATGCCCGGGCGGTTGTACGCTCCGCCCGAGGCGTCGCCCGCTCATCCGGTTCCGCTCGTCATCTACCTCCACGGCAGCGGGGCTAGCGGGACGAACAACACGCTACAGATCGAGCAAACGCCCGACATGCTCGCCGACGAGGCGAAGCGCCGCGGCGCGATGCTCTATGTGCCACAGACGAATTTGGGCTGGACGGGCACTAGCGTCACCGACTGGGTGACGACGATGATCGACCGCGCCGTGAATGAGTTGGGCGCCGATCCCCGTCGCTTGTACGTCACGGGCTACTCGATGGGAGGCGGCGGCACATGGAACATGCTCAGCCGCTACCCGGGGCGATTCGCAGCTGGGCTCGTCGTGAGTCCGGCGCTGCAAGGGACCGATTTCAAAGCCGCCAACCTGACCGATACGCCCATCATCGCGGTTCATGCTCGCGACGATGCAACGACGTCGGTTTCGAACAGCCGCAACGTGGTGAGTCAGATTCTCGCCGCGGCGGGCGAACCGGCGCCGACGTATCCCACTGCGCAAAGTTCGAAGTATTTTCTGGCTGCGAATCTCGCCGTGCCGTTCCATCAAGAGATCGTCTACTCCGAACCGCCGGGAAGCACGACCAACTATTTCATCTCGCGGCCTGATCTCGATCTCATGTACTACGAGCAACCGACAGGCGACCACACCGGGGTGCTGGGGGTCTACTACTCGGAGGGAATCTACGATTGGATGTTCTCGCACGCTCTGCCAGTGCCGGAACCAGCGAGTTTCGCACTGCTGGCGTTCTGCGGAGCGGCAATTTGCGGACGGCGACGCGGCTGGATTTCGCAAGCGTAA
- a CDS encoding ABC transporter ATP-binding protein has product MNDAYPSLAPPCIEVNRLTRQFGAKMALNDVSLTVPTGGVFGLIGGNGAGKTTLIKHLLGMLRAEQGSVRVFGQDPIANPVGVLGRIGYLSEDRDLPDWMRVRELMNYTQAFFPNWDERYAEELREAFDLNPDARIKTLSRGQRARAGLLAALAHRPPLLVLDEPSSGLDPVVRRDILSAIIRTIAEEGRTVLFSSHLLDEVERVADRVAIIHQGRVLLTATMEDVKDRHRRVTLRFNEPHERPPALVGAFSHSGGGFEWTYLCNGDSDQLRSAAATLGATVVGDAALSLDEIFVSQVSG; this is encoded by the coding sequence ATGAACGACGCTTATCCTTCCTTGGCGCCGCCGTGCATCGAAGTCAATCGCCTCACGCGGCAGTTTGGCGCCAAGATGGCGCTCAACGACGTGTCGCTCACCGTGCCGACCGGCGGCGTGTTCGGTCTCATCGGCGGCAATGGCGCGGGCAAAACGACGCTCATCAAGCACCTGCTCGGCATGTTGCGAGCGGAGCAGGGGAGCGTCCGCGTCTTTGGGCAAGATCCGATCGCGAATCCTGTCGGCGTGCTGGGGCGCATCGGCTACCTCTCCGAAGATCGCGACCTGCCCGACTGGATGCGGGTTCGCGAGTTGATGAACTACACGCAAGCGTTTTTTCCCAACTGGGACGAGCGCTACGCCGAGGAGCTGCGCGAGGCGTTCGATCTTAATCCCGACGCGCGAATTAAAACGCTCTCGCGCGGCCAACGAGCGCGAGCCGGCCTGCTGGCGGCGCTCGCCCATCGGCCGCCGCTGCTGGTGCTCGACGAACCGTCGTCAGGACTCGATCCGGTGGTACGCCGCGACATCCTCAGCGCCATCATTCGCACAATCGCCGAGGAGGGGCGCACCGTCCTGTTCTCCTCGCACCTACTCGACGAGGTGGAACGAGTGGCCGACCGAGTGGCGATCATTCATCAAGGACGAGTGCTGCTCACCGCCACGATGGAAGACGTGAAAGATCGGCATCGCCGCGTGACGCTGCGGTTCAACGAGCCGCATGAACGCCCGCCGGCGCTCGTGGGAGCGTTTTCGCACTCGGGGGGCGGGTTCGAATGGACCTATCTCTGCAACGGCGACAGCGACCAATTGCGGAGCGCGGCGGCAACGCTGGGGGCGACCGTGGTGGGCGATGCAGCTTTGTCGCTCGATGAGATTTTTGTATCGCAGGTGAGTGGGTGA
- a CDS encoding GntR family transcriptional regulator has protein sequence MQLHITTADGVPIYQQIVNQVKYMVASGRLSPGDEMPPIRVLAEQLIVNPNTVARAYRELETAGIVEKRRTAGTYVSEQGSPLARKERMKILTERVDALLAEARQMDVSFDDLAKLLEKRNESMTPPDG, from the coding sequence ATGCAACTCCACATCACCACCGCCGACGGCGTGCCGATCTATCAGCAGATCGTCAATCAGGTGAAGTACATGGTCGCTTCCGGGCGATTGTCGCCGGGCGACGAGATGCCGCCGATTCGCGTGTTGGCAGAGCAGTTGATCGTCAATCCAAATACGGTTGCCCGCGCGTATCGCGAACTGGAGACGGCCGGCATCGTCGAGAAACGCCGCACGGCCGGCACGTATGTTTCCGAGCAGGGGTCGCCGCTGGCGCGGAAGGAGCGGATGAAGATCCTGACCGAGCGCGTCGATGCACTGCTCGCCGAAGCTCGGCAGATGGATGTTTCTTTTGATGATTTAGCGAAGTTGTTGGAAAAACGGAACGAGTCGATGACTCCTCCGGATGGGTGA